The Mycolicibacterium parafortuitum nucleotide sequence CTCGGCACCCTGTTGGAAGGCCACGCCGAGCACGTGATGGACGCCGTCGGCCCGGCGGTGGTGCCGTCGGTCGCGACGATCCGGAACCGTTTCGATCAGCGCAGGCAGCGCAAACAGCCTCCGCTGCAACGGTTGTTGCGGGCGCTGCTCGGAGTCGACGCGAAGATGAGTCAGTACACCAAGGGCAAGGCGTTCGTCGACGAGGTGGTCGGCAAGGTCGGCATGGAACGCTTCAACACGATCTGGACCGACGCCACGACCCTGCCCCAGCCGAGGGAAATCGACGAGCCGCAGCAATGGATCGACCGGGTGCTGTAGCCGAGCTGCGTGCCGCGTTGACGGCCTTCGCGCGCAGTCACCTCCCCGAGGCGCCGTGGTGTGTGGCGTTGTCGGGAGGTCCCGACTCGCTGGCGCTGACCGCCGTGGCCGCCGCGCTGCGCCCGACCAGGGCACTGATCGTCGACCACGGTCTGCAACCCGGCTCGGCCGACGTCGCAGCCGCCGCGCACGATCAGGCGCTGAAACTGGGATGTGAAGCCGCACAGGTCATCTCGGTGACCGTGGGTTCGCGGGGTGGTCCTGAGGCCGCGGCCCGCGCCGCACGGTATGACGCCCTCGACACGGCGCGCGACGGCGCGCCGGTGCTGCTCGCCCACACCCTCGACGACCAGGCGGAGACGGTGCTGCTCGGGCTGGGCCGAGGCTCGGGGCCGCGCTCGATCGCCGGCATGCGCGCCCACGACCCGCCGTGGTGCCGGCCGCTGCTCGGCGTGCGCCGTGCCACCACCCACCGCGCATGTGCCGAGTTGGGGCTCGCTCCGTGGCAGGACCCGCACAACGCGAACCCGCGCTACACCCGGGTCCGGTTGCGCACCGAGGTGCTGCCGCTGCTCGAAGACGTCCTCGGCGGCGGGGTCGCCGAGGCGCTGGCCCGCACGGCGACCGCGCTCCGGGAGGACACCGACGCGCTCGACGCGCTCGCGGCGCACGCCGTCCCCGCCCCCGGCGCGGATTTCGACGTTGCCGCGGCGGCCGTGCTGCCCGACGCGCTGCGGCGCCGCGCGATCCGGGCCTGGCTGCTCGCCGGCGGTGCGCAGGACCTGACCGACAAGCAGATTCGCGCGGTCGACGCGCTGATCACCGACTGGCGCGGGCAGGGTGGCGTCGCGGTCGCGGGCGGGCTGGCCCGCGAACGACTCTTCGCCGGCCGTGCCGCGGGGGCGCTGACGCTGTACCGCGAACCGGTCGCGCCGAGGCAACGCTAGGCTGTCGGTGTGCCTGCGCATACCGCCGACCTGTATTCCGGGGACATCAAGTCGGTTCTGCTGTCGGAAGACCAGATCAAGGCCAAGACCGCGGAACTGGCGGCGCAGATCGCCGACGACTACCGCGACCGCGAATCCGGTCAGGACCTACTGCTGATCACCGTGCTCAAGGGTGCGGTCATGTTCGTCACCGACCTGGCGCGGGCGATCCCGTTGCCCACCCAACTCGAGTTCATGGCCGTCAGCTCCTACGGCTCGTCGACCTCGTCGTCCGGGGTGGTGCGCATCCTCAAGGACCTCGACCGCGACATCAGCGGACGCGATGTGCTGATCGTCGAGGACATCATCGACTCGGGGCTGACCCTGTCGTGGTTGCTGCGCAACCTGGCCACCCGCGGACCGCGCTCGCTGAAGGTGTGCACGCTGCTGCGCAAACCCGAGGCCGTCCGCGCGGACCTCGACGTCGAATACATCGGCTTCGACATCCCGAACGAATTCGTGGTCGGCTACGGGCTCGACTACGCCGAGCGCTACCGCGACCTGCCCTACATCGGCACGCTCGAACCAAAGGTGTACGCGCAGTAGAAACCGGCGCATGATGCAGGCATGGCCGAAACCGCCCTGCGCATCTGCCCGTTCTGCGAAGCAACCTGCGGTCTGACCCTGACCATCGACGACGGA carries:
- the tilS gene encoding tRNA lysidine(34) synthetase TilS; the encoded protein is MDRPGAVAELRAALTAFARSHLPEAPWCVALSGGPDSLALTAVAAALRPTRALIVDHGLQPGSADVAAAAHDQALKLGCEAAQVISVTVGSRGGPEAAARAARYDALDTARDGAPVLLAHTLDDQAETVLLGLGRGSGPRSIAGMRAHDPPWCRPLLGVRRATTHRACAELGLAPWQDPHNANPRYTRVRLRTEVLPLLEDVLGGGVAEALARTATALREDTDALDALAAHAVPAPGADFDVAAAAVLPDALRRRAIRAWLLAGGAQDLTDKQIRAVDALITDWRGQGGVAVAGGLARERLFAGRAAGALTLYREPVAPRQR
- the hpt gene encoding hypoxanthine phosphoribosyltransferase — encoded protein: MPAHTADLYSGDIKSVLLSEDQIKAKTAELAAQIADDYRDRESGQDLLLITVLKGAVMFVTDLARAIPLPTQLEFMAVSSYGSSTSSSGVVRILKDLDRDISGRDVLIVEDIIDSGLTLSWLLRNLATRGPRSLKVCTLLRKPEAVRADLDVEYIGFDIPNEFVVGYGLDYAERYRDLPYIGTLEPKVYAQ